The Oryza glaberrima chromosome 9, OglaRS2, whole genome shotgun sequence genome includes a window with the following:
- the LOC127784725 gene encoding UPF0481 protein At3g47200-like, which produces MALTVEGSCNSHSHVVVVIDGNNTTAAAPTNQSASHRRDPEVCPLISKVHGRVRSIDPGAYDPMVVSLGPYHAGRDDLLQMQREKPMCMREICSLTGRTELYYLQQVISAHLRRQALAYYLHGIHDLKQAAAAGRNERDNIILLNFRFNRMLLHDAAFLLVTMKALDNVAAAAHGERRTHGRWTDVAIVHDLLLLENQIPFAVVEKLYYEVAAVGEDDDGHCKPFSDVMRDFVRSIIEKHANRGCSIHQNGRAVHHLLHQCHMLLEPTKSPATGDTTGSRDDDDDDDASVDELKRRWHRAVQYHVAGVGLTKRIFDGGVRHHRLLDVEYRGGALEIPVLHVYDNTCSMLRNLMAMEQATAGVGNYVTAYCVFLSRLMCTAEDVALLTKKGILVHHLGSDEVVAGLFADLCKNVVFDDDDVGCNYLREACVAADERYQSRVRNWITWLKHKHFGNPWLATAAIAAVVVTICTVVQAVCAVLPKKQ; this is translated from the exons ATGGCCCTGACAG TTGAAGGTAGCTGCAACTCCCACTCCCATGTCGTAGTGGTGATCGATGGCAACAACACGACGGCTGCTGCTCCGACCAATCAATCAGCAAGCCACCGCCGCGACCCCGAGGTCTGCCCGTTGATCAGCAAGGTCCATGGCCGTGTCCGCAGCATCGACCCGGGCGCGTACGATCCAATGGTGGTTTCCCTCGGCCCCTACCACGCCGGCCGCGACGACCTCCTGCAGATGCAGAGGGAGAAGCCAATGTGCATGCGCGAGATTTGTAGCCTCACCGGCAGAACGGAGCTGTACTACCTGCAGCAGGTGATCTCTGCTCATCTTCGGCGGCAGGCGCTTGCGTACTACTTGCACGGGATCCATGACCTGAAACAAGCAGCAGCTGCTGGTAGAAACGAGCGCGACAATATCATATTGTTGAACTTCCGGTTCAATCGTATGCTTCTGCATGACGCCGCGTTCCTGCTCGTCACCATGAAAGCACTGGACaacgtggccgccgccgcccatggagAACGGCGGACGCACGGTCGGTGGACGGACGTGGCCATCGTCCACGACCTCCTCCTGCTTGAGAACCAGATCCCATTCGCCGTCGTTGAGAAGCTCTATTatgaggtcgccgccgttggcgaggacgacgacggacaCTGCAAGCCCTTCTCCGACGTCATGCGAGATTTCGTCCGGAGCATAATAGAAAAGCATGCAAACCGAGGGTGCTCGATACATCAGAACGGTAGGGCTGTGCACCATCTTTTGCACCAGTGCCATATGCTCCTCGAGCCGACCAAATCTCCGGCCACCGGAGATACTACCGGCAgccgtgacgacgacgacgacgacgatgccagCGTCGACGAGCTCAAGCGGCGCTGGCATCGCGCGGTGCAGTACCATGTGGCCGGCGTCGGGCTGACCAAGAGGATCTTCGACGGCGGCGTGAGGCACCACAGGCTGCTCGACGTCGAGTACCGCGGCGGCGCTCTGGAGATCCCCGTCCTCCACGTCTACGACAACACCTGCAGCATGCTCCGGAACCTGATGGCCATGGAGCAGGCGACCGCCGGCGTCGGCAACTACGTCACGGCGTACTGCGTCTTCCTGTCGCGGCTCATGTGCACCGCCGAGGACGTCGCGCTGCTCACCAAGAAGGGCATCCTGGTGCACCACCTCGGCAGCGACGAGGTGGTGGCCGGCCTCTTCGCCGACCTCTGCAAGAACGTCgtgttcgacgacgacgacgtcgggtGCAACTACCTCAGGGAGGCGTGCGTGGCGGCGGACGAGCGGTACCAGAGCCGTGTCCGGAACTGGATTACGTGGCTGAAGCACAAGCACTTCGGGAACCcgtggctggcgacggcggccatcgccgccgtggtggtgaCCATCTGCACGGTGGTGCAAGCTGTCTGCGCTGTTCTCCCAAAGAAGCAATAA